Proteins co-encoded in one Pseudophryne corroboree isolate aPseCor3 chromosome 1, aPseCor3.hap2, whole genome shotgun sequence genomic window:
- the LOC134932455 gene encoding uncharacterized protein LOC134932455 yields MEETNLLEMQPLRQGMSPPAPVSTPPQQSTPPPQHSPTTPVTQGPDQVFWTIWARQQATNEDCLRRQTQMFASLPSHLRRISRNLSRQNEQTTRIGNTMELMRTDITQVMGNLQCIMEEQHTLMEEQHRLMEEQHRQQQSYMNIFQNNKKINESLFRIVDNQNAATYELNATLTNLNETLRCMHQQQTNSSSGTTTPNITPVSSPPRCSTRARQHDSAKGKGQDKQPPKKT; encoded by the coding sequence cagccattaaggcaaggaatgagccccccagcacctgtgagtacaccaccacagcaaagcacaccaccaccacagcacagcccaacaacaccagtaacacaaggccctgatcaggtgttttggaccatttgggctagacagcaggccactaatgaagattgcctgcgtaggcagacacaaatgtttgcaagcctaccatctcacctcagaagaatatcaagaaatctgagtagacaaaatgaacaaacaaccagaattggcaataccatggaactcatgcgtacagacattacacaggtcatgggcaacttacagtgcataatggagGAACAGCAcacactaatggaagaacagcacagactaatggaagaacagcacagacaacagcaaagttatatgaacatttttcaaaacaataaaaagattaatgaaagtttattccgaattgtagacaatcaaaatgctgctacatatgaactcaatgccaccctcactaacctgaatgaaacactcagatgcatgcaccaacagcaaacaaacagcagttctggtacgactactccaaatataacgccagtctcatcaccaccaagatgctccaccagagcacgacaacatgacagtgctaaaggcaaagggcaggacaagcagccaccaaaaaaaacgtga